The following are encoded together in the Cicer arietinum cultivar CDC Frontier isolate Library 1 chromosome 2, Cicar.CDCFrontier_v2.0, whole genome shotgun sequence genome:
- the LOC101507054 gene encoding LOW QUALITY PROTEIN: serine/threonine-protein kinase STN8, chloroplastic-like (The sequence of the model RefSeq protein was modified relative to this genomic sequence to represent the inferred CDS: inserted 1 base in 1 codon; deleted 2 bases in 1 codon): MVKVGIQGAEEFGEFEEWFNYRLSRARAAPETCADFLGSFIADKTNSQFIKGGKWLVWKFEGDRTLADYMKQRNFPSNLESVMFGSVLQGVDSSRRNALIIKQIMRHIITSLKKIHDTCIVHRDIKTANLVVTKRGQIKLIDFSAATDLRIEKNYVPDCTLLDPNYCPLELYVLPEETPSPPPEPIAAIFSPILWQLNNPDLFDMYSAGIVLLQIAIPTLKSPVALKNFNLEIKTCGYHLKKWXENTRLRPDFQILDSESGRGWDLATKLISKRGPLRRGRLSAASALRHPYLSLSRK, translated from the exons atg GTTAAGGTTGGAATCCAAGGGGCTGAAGAGTTTGGTGAGTTTGAGGAATGGTTCAATTACAGGCTATCAAGAGCA AGAGCAGCACCTGAAACATGTGCTGATTTCCTTGGAAGTTTCATAGCTGATAAAACTAACTCACAATTCATAAAAGGTGGAAAATGGCTTGTTTGGAAGTTTGAG GGAGACCGTACTCTTGCCGATTACATGAAACAACGCAACTTCCCTTCAAACTTAGAATCTGTAATGTTTGGAAGCGTCTTGCAAGGTGTAGACTCTTCTAGGCGAAATGCATTGATCATCAAGCAGATCATGCGCCATATAATTACTTCGCTAAAGAAAATTCATGATACATGCATCGTTCACAGAGATATAAAGACAGCCAACTTAGTGGTTACTAAACGGGGGCAGATTAAACTCATTGATTTTAGTGCAGCAACAGACCTGAGGATTGAAAAGAATTATGTTCCCGATTGCACTCTTTTGGATCCCAACTATTGCCCTCTAGAACTATATGTACTCCCAGAAGAAACACCAAGTCCTCCACCAGAGCCTATTGCTGCTATCTTTTCACCAATCCTATGGCAG TTAAACAACCCTGATCTATTTGATATGTACTCTGCTGGGATTGTACTCCTGCAAATTGCAATACCAACCTTAAAGTCTCCTGTTGCTTTGAAGAATTTCAATTTGGAAATAAAAACATGTGGatatcatttgaaaaaat AGGAGAACACTCGCCTCAGACCCGACTTTCAAATTCTTGATAGTGAATCTGGTAGAGGGTGGGACTTAGCAACAAAGCTTATCTCTAAGAGAGGTCCCTTAAGAAGAGGACGTTTATCTGCTGCTTCAGCTTTGAGACATCCTTATTTAAGCTTAAGTAGAAAGTGA